One segment of Candidatus Nitrospira nitrosa DNA contains the following:
- a CDS encoding 4Fe-4S dicluster domain-containing protein, with amino-acid sequence MALLITDECISCGACLPECPNEAIFETRSDAESKGNHVGDGQGVGDNIYVIAHDRCTECVGHFDEPQCAAVCPVDNCCISDPLYPETTEILLERAKTLNPDKGIDPAKVWSGVRN; translated from the coding sequence ATGGCTTTACTGATTACAGACGAATGTATCTCTTGCGGGGCATGCCTGCCGGAATGTCCCAATGAAGCCATTTTTGAAACCAGAAGTGATGCTGAGTCCAAAGGGAACCACGTCGGTGATGGACAGGGAGTCGGCGATAACATTTATGTCATCGCCCATGACCGATGTACGGAGTGTGTCGGCCATTTCGACGAACCACAATGCGCAGCTGTATGTCCGGTCGATAATTGCTGCATCTCAGACCCTCTCTATCCGGAGACGACGGAGATCCTTCTGGAACGAGCGAAGACGTTGAATCCTGATAAAGGAATCGATCCCGCTAAAGTGTGGAGCGGGGTTAGGAACTAA
- a CDS encoding DUF192 domain-containing protein, translated as MMILLAVLLMSASVILVERKESSVIVVTFPSGVELETEVADTPEKLLFGLAFREGLPANAGMLYIFEENGLHRVTTREYRFPIDILWVDESHHVVHLLEQAEPCAKDPCPLFGPPPEAARYVIQAESGFIKKSGVAKNDELKYALRL; from the coding sequence ATGATGATCTTGCTGGCGGTGCTATTGATGAGCGCCTCAGTGATTCTCGTTGAACGCAAAGAATCGAGCGTGATTGTGGTGACGTTTCCCAGTGGCGTCGAATTGGAGACCGAGGTGGCCGATACGCCTGAGAAGCTCCTCTTTGGACTTGCCTTTCGAGAGGGGTTACCAGCAAATGCGGGCATGCTGTATATTTTTGAGGAAAATGGTCTTCATCGTGTCACGACGCGGGAGTACCGATTCCCCATCGACATACTGTGGGTCGATGAGAGTCATCATGTGGTACATCTGCTTGAACAGGCAGAGCCCTGCGCGAAGGATCCATGCCCACTGTTTGGGCCGCCACCCGAGGCGGCTCGCTATGTGATACAGGCGGAGTCTGGGTTCATTAAAAAGTCAGGTGTGGCCAAAAACGACGAGCTCAAATACGCCCTGCGCCTCTAG
- a CDS encoding Rieske (2Fe-2S) protein, which translates to MMDGFQKVGQVEDVPPGQSKIVKVNDRPIALFNIDGKFYAIHNSCPHEGGPLIEGRLKGYVIACPWHDLAFDIRNGQGTDGGGYCVGSYEVRVEGSEIMIGPRKKS; encoded by the coding sequence ATGATGGATGGGTTTCAAAAGGTCGGTCAGGTTGAGGACGTACCTCCGGGGCAGTCGAAGATCGTCAAGGTCAATGATCGACCGATTGCCCTGTTCAATATCGATGGGAAATTTTATGCCATCCATAATAGCTGCCCTCACGAAGGGGGGCCTCTTATCGAAGGTCGACTCAAGGGGTACGTCATCGCCTGTCCGTGGCATGACCTTGCGTTCGACATCCGAAATGGACAAGGTACGGATGGGGGCGGGTATTGCGTGGGAAGTTACGAGGTGCGAGTGGAGGGAAGTGAGATCATGATCGGCCCGCGAAAAAAATCATGA
- a CDS encoding protease inhibitor I42 family protein produces the protein MNTVGVEPLSIGETGDSRKVVVDRPFVLQLWEDRTRGEQWVASYDTKGLALLGDEFLRIASNNAVDNGQRIFEFKAVQPGVYHIVFEKRMGWKFTSEDRRLFTIEAQPVTTGD, from the coding sequence GTGAATACCGTTGGTGTCGAACCCCTATCGATAGGGGAGACCGGAGATTCCCGCAAGGTCGTGGTTGATCGACCCTTTGTCCTTCAGTTATGGGAAGACCGGACAAGGGGTGAGCAGTGGGTCGCGTCCTATGACACCAAGGGACTGGCTTTGCTCGGCGACGAATTTCTCCGCATCGCCAGTAATAACGCGGTCGACAACGGACAGCGAATCTTTGAGTTTAAGGCCGTGCAGCCAGGTGTCTATCACATCGTGTTTGAAAAGCGCATGGGGTGGAAATTCACCTCGGAAGATCGCCGGCTCTTCACGATTGAGGCGCAGCCGGTTACGACGGGGGATTGA
- the dat gene encoding D-amino-acid transaminase — MPDIAFINGRFLPWQDATVSIDDRGFQFGDAVYEVIRTYRGSPFEMSAHLDRLDRSATQLSISQPYTRRQWTQWIHQGLSLAGYQDAKIYIQVTRGVAPREHGFPSESRPTVVMTIRAIHPLSVEMRHTGVMACTCEDLRWGRCDVKSVNLLANVLAREEARKAGVFEAILVRDGLVMEGAVSNVMAVQGGVLVTAPESPRILSGVTRTVVLQLARREEVVVEERFMSIDSLYQADEVFLTGTTLEVLGVVQIDGKSIGNGRPGPVTQALAARWAILTG, encoded by the coding sequence ATGCCAGACATTGCATTTATCAATGGGCGTTTCCTTCCATGGCAAGATGCGACGGTATCCATCGATGACCGCGGATTCCAATTCGGCGATGCGGTCTATGAAGTGATTCGAACCTATCGAGGGTCCCCGTTCGAAATGAGTGCACATCTTGACCGGCTTGATCGAAGCGCAACGCAACTCTCCATTTCCCAACCCTATACCAGAAGGCAATGGACGCAATGGATTCACCAGGGACTGAGCCTAGCTGGCTATCAGGACGCCAAGATCTATATTCAGGTAACGCGAGGGGTGGCTCCCCGCGAGCATGGCTTTCCTTCAGAGAGTCGGCCAACTGTCGTTATGACGATTCGAGCCATTCACCCGCTCAGTGTTGAAATGCGCCACACCGGCGTGATGGCCTGTACGTGCGAGGATCTGCGATGGGGCCGATGCGATGTCAAAAGCGTGAATTTGCTGGCCAACGTGCTGGCTCGTGAGGAGGCAAGAAAAGCGGGTGTATTTGAGGCCATCTTGGTTCGTGACGGCTTGGTCATGGAGGGCGCCGTGAGCAATGTGATGGCTGTTCAGGGAGGCGTACTCGTGACGGCTCCCGAAAGTCCGCGTATTCTGTCCGGAGTGACCAGGACCGTCGTCTTGCAATTAGCAAGAAGGGAAGAGGTCGTCGTCGAGGAACGATTCATGTCGATCGACTCCCTGTACCAGGCAGACGAGGTTTTTCTTACCGGGACCACGCTCGAAGTACTCGGGGTCGTTCAGATCGACGGGAAATCCATTGGCAACGGTCGCCCCGGTCCAGTGACTCAGGCATTGGCAGCTCGATGGGCGATACTGACGGGCTAG
- a CDS encoding ribosome maturation factor RimP → MQPVIDRLQEVISPILWTLGLELIDVVCVGRGPRSVVRVLVDKPGGVTITDCEQAHKALGPALDVADPFPHAYTLEVSSPGLDRPFQRTQDYQRAIGKQVNLKLRQPLEGQWRITGELMQVDETLVVLEVGTHRAPLAIQLSRESIAEAKLVVKI, encoded by the coding sequence GTGCAGCCGGTTATCGACCGATTGCAGGAAGTTATTTCGCCGATTCTATGGACGCTCGGACTCGAATTGATCGATGTTGTTTGCGTTGGACGTGGTCCGCGGTCTGTTGTTCGTGTGTTGGTCGACAAACCGGGTGGAGTGACCATCACCGACTGTGAGCAAGCACATAAGGCTCTAGGGCCGGCACTCGATGTCGCCGATCCGTTCCCTCACGCCTATACGCTTGAAGTCTCATCTCCAGGTTTGGATCGCCCGTTCCAGAGAACTCAGGACTATCAACGGGCGATTGGAAAACAGGTGAATCTCAAGCTTCGACAGCCTCTCGAAGGTCAGTGGCGGATTACCGGAGAACTGATGCAAGTAGACGAGACTCTCGTCGTGTTGGAGGTCGGTACGCATCGAGCTCCCTTGGCGATTCAGCTCAGCCGTGAGAGCATTGCGGAAGCGAAATTGGTCGTGAAAATCTAA
- the nusA gene encoding transcription termination factor NusA, translating into MNRELISVIDEIGRQKGIDKARVIGAIESALQTAAKKRFGQAENIQVEIDPKTGEISVVSKKTIVETVSNPKAEISLQEARQYDSEAEVGDEIGSLIEMNELGRIAAQTAKQVIFQKVREAEWEAVQKEYSTRQGDLVTGIILGMERRNYLVDLGKTEAILPIQEQIPRETYRRGDRVKAMLLEVRRTPKDVQVILSRSHPQFVSKLFELEVPEIMEKIIEIKSVVREPGDRTKIAVTSREKAVDPVGACVGIKGSRVQAVVRELRGEKIDIITWTQDPRVFIAEALNPATIEKVGIDEEKKSALVVAADSQLSLAIGKNGQNVRLAARLTGWKIDIISATEYEKEKVERDKEIKAALAEETEAQRLQEEARQAARAEEALNGSE; encoded by the coding sequence ATGAACCGAGAACTGATTTCAGTAATTGACGAAATCGGGCGCCAAAAGGGAATCGACAAGGCGCGCGTAATCGGAGCCATTGAATCCGCTCTGCAGACTGCCGCAAAAAAGCGCTTTGGGCAGGCTGAGAACATTCAGGTTGAGATAGATCCGAAAACCGGAGAAATTTCAGTTGTCTCCAAGAAGACGATCGTCGAAACGGTCAGCAATCCTAAAGCCGAAATTTCCCTACAAGAAGCCCGTCAGTATGACAGCGAAGCCGAAGTTGGAGACGAAATCGGTTCCCTGATTGAGATGAATGAATTGGGAAGAATTGCTGCGCAGACCGCCAAGCAAGTCATTTTTCAGAAGGTTCGTGAAGCAGAATGGGAGGCGGTGCAGAAGGAATACTCCACGAGGCAGGGTGATTTGGTCACCGGCATCATTCTTGGCATGGAGCGCCGTAATTACTTGGTAGATCTCGGGAAGACAGAGGCGATTCTCCCGATACAAGAGCAGATCCCGCGTGAAACATACCGTCGTGGTGATCGTGTGAAAGCCATGCTGTTGGAAGTTCGTCGGACCCCTAAGGATGTACAGGTGATTTTGTCGCGAAGCCATCCCCAATTTGTGTCGAAACTCTTTGAGCTCGAAGTGCCTGAGATCATGGAGAAGATTATCGAAATCAAGTCGGTTGTTCGAGAGCCTGGGGATCGGACAAAGATTGCTGTGACGTCACGGGAAAAGGCGGTGGATCCGGTGGGTGCTTGTGTCGGTATTAAAGGTTCCCGCGTGCAAGCCGTCGTCCGTGAGTTGCGTGGTGAGAAGATCGACATCATTACCTGGACCCAAGATCCGAGGGTATTCATCGCCGAAGCCTTAAATCCTGCGACGATCGAAAAGGTCGGTATCGATGAGGAGAAGAAGTCGGCATTGGTGGTGGCCGCCGATTCCCAACTATCTTTGGCGATCGGCAAGAATGGCCAAAATGTCAGGCTTGCGGCGCGTTTGACAGGATGGAAAATCGACATCATCAGCGCCACGGAGTACGAAAAGGAGAAAGTGGAGCGCGACAAGGAAATCAAAGCGGCACTGGCTGAAGAGACAGAGGCGCAACGACTGCAGGAAGAGGCTCGTCAAGCTGCGAGAGCGGAAGAGGCACTGAACGGATCAGAGTAG
- the infB gene encoding translation initiation factor IF-2, with the protein MRVYELAKKLGMENRVLIPELKKMGVPVTSHSSALDDEIVEKVLGKLAPQSKGQGAATEADSPSKSIPGAAQSRSLASKGQPTEESAKPDKRRILIKRKKEEEPAEILSSSTAVEIEHSAQPELVVAASTDPSPSAEQSVIEEPVAPSPRVEDIRPESIVAPPAAVVPSAVVPTQAAAQPKPVVAPPGAATTTVESVLGKKKSMAFEAIEAEGQKDKLKKAKKPGRPKDEQQDVKLREDAARWQDLRAIPVQRRDDRSKHLHHSAPSEVTKPRRKSVKVTPRTTVKEFAELIGQRPADIVRKLMEMGQMLTYHQPMNLDAAAMLAEESGVKIDIVIEKVGDDLLQDVLETGGEERPEPRPPVVTIMGHVDHGKTSLLDAIRQTNVAEGEAGGITQHIGAYTVSVRGKQVTFLDTPGHEAFTAMRARGAKVTDVVILVVAADDGVMPQTIEAIHHAKAAGVPLIVAMNKIDKPTANPDRVKNALSEHGLISEAWGGDTIMVEVSAKQKTGLDTLLEMILLQAEVLELKADPHRQARGTVVEAKIERGRGPVATVLVQGGTLRVGDAYVVGTFSGRVRALINDRGEKVQQAGPSIPVEVIGLPGVPSAGDVFHVVSNERVAREIAEERAQKRRAAELTSPTKVSLDDLFAKIQEGSVKELAIVIKADVQGSSEALAGAVEKLSTDAVKLRVIHNAVGGIMESDVLLAAASRAIVIGFNIRPEPKATALAEQQGVDVRLYTIIYDAIADIKAAMEGLLEPTLKERALGRAEVRQVFMIPKVGAVAGAYVVDGLISRTSAGVRVIRDNVVVYQGKFGSLKRFKDDVREVQQGYECGFSIENFNDVKVGDIVEAYTIDKIATKL; encoded by the coding sequence ATGCGTGTATACGAACTGGCAAAGAAGCTAGGCATGGAAAATCGCGTGCTCATCCCAGAGCTCAAGAAAATGGGTGTGCCAGTGACATCCCATAGTAGTGCGCTGGATGATGAGATCGTGGAGAAGGTGTTGGGAAAGCTCGCTCCGCAATCTAAGGGGCAGGGGGCTGCGACTGAAGCAGACTCTCCATCTAAGTCCATTCCCGGCGCGGCGCAGAGCAGGTCTTTGGCGAGCAAGGGGCAACCGACGGAAGAGTCTGCCAAGCCTGACAAGCGGCGCATTCTGATTAAGCGTAAGAAAGAAGAAGAGCCGGCGGAGATTCTCTCGTCATCCACGGCCGTGGAAATAGAGCATTCAGCTCAGCCTGAGCTAGTAGTTGCAGCAAGCACCGATCCATCACCCTCTGCAGAGCAGTCGGTTATTGAAGAGCCTGTCGCGCCCAGCCCACGTGTGGAGGACATTCGACCGGAAAGCATAGTCGCACCTCCTGCCGCAGTGGTACCTTCGGCGGTGGTTCCCACGCAAGCGGCCGCTCAGCCTAAGCCGGTCGTTGCACCGCCAGGCGCTGCGACCACGACGGTTGAATCCGTCCTCGGCAAGAAGAAGAGCATGGCGTTCGAGGCCATTGAAGCCGAAGGACAGAAGGACAAGCTCAAGAAGGCCAAAAAGCCAGGTCGGCCGAAAGATGAGCAGCAGGATGTGAAGCTCAGAGAGGATGCCGCACGTTGGCAGGATCTCCGGGCCATTCCGGTCCAACGTCGTGATGATCGCTCTAAGCATTTGCACCATAGTGCTCCATCAGAGGTGACGAAGCCGCGTCGAAAGAGTGTCAAGGTCACTCCGAGAACAACGGTCAAAGAATTTGCGGAGTTGATTGGCCAGCGTCCCGCAGACATTGTTCGTAAGCTTATGGAGATGGGTCAAATGCTGACCTATCACCAGCCAATGAATCTGGACGCAGCGGCGATGTTAGCTGAAGAGAGTGGTGTCAAGATCGATATCGTAATTGAAAAAGTAGGGGACGATTTGTTGCAAGATGTGCTGGAGACTGGCGGTGAAGAACGGCCTGAACCGCGCCCACCTGTCGTGACGATCATGGGTCATGTCGATCACGGGAAGACATCATTACTCGACGCCATTCGTCAAACCAATGTTGCAGAGGGAGAGGCTGGCGGTATCACGCAGCATATTGGGGCCTATACGGTTTCGGTACGCGGCAAGCAGGTGACCTTCTTGGATACGCCAGGCCATGAGGCTTTCACGGCCATGAGGGCCCGTGGGGCTAAAGTCACGGATGTCGTCATTCTCGTCGTTGCTGCAGACGATGGCGTCATGCCTCAAACTATTGAGGCCATCCACCATGCGAAGGCCGCAGGCGTTCCGCTCATCGTTGCGATGAACAAGATCGATAAGCCTACAGCCAATCCGGATCGGGTCAAGAATGCGCTCTCAGAACATGGACTCATTTCTGAAGCTTGGGGTGGCGATACGATCATGGTTGAAGTGTCGGCCAAGCAAAAAACTGGTCTGGATACGCTTTTGGAAATGATTCTTTTGCAGGCCGAAGTGCTTGAGCTCAAGGCGGATCCACACCGGCAGGCTAGAGGTACGGTCGTCGAAGCGAAAATTGAACGAGGGCGAGGGCCAGTCGCGACGGTCCTGGTGCAGGGTGGGACCTTGCGGGTCGGCGATGCGTATGTCGTGGGTACGTTCAGTGGCCGTGTACGGGCGCTCATCAATGATCGTGGTGAAAAAGTACAGCAGGCCGGGCCGTCCATTCCAGTCGAAGTCATTGGCTTGCCGGGTGTTCCGTCGGCAGGAGATGTCTTCCATGTCGTCTCGAATGAGCGGGTAGCCAGAGAGATTGCCGAAGAGCGAGCTCAAAAACGTCGAGCAGCCGAATTGACCAGTCCGACGAAGGTTTCGCTTGATGACCTTTTTGCAAAAATCCAAGAAGGGTCAGTGAAGGAGTTGGCCATCGTCATCAAGGCCGATGTGCAGGGATCGTCTGAGGCGTTGGCCGGAGCGGTTGAAAAGTTATCGACCGACGCGGTCAAGCTTCGGGTCATTCATAACGCCGTCGGCGGAATTATGGAATCCGATGTCCTGCTTGCGGCAGCATCGCGGGCGATCGTCATTGGGTTTAATATTAGACCTGAGCCAAAGGCCACGGCATTGGCTGAGCAGCAAGGTGTCGATGTCCGGCTCTATACGATCATCTATGACGCCATTGCCGATATCAAAGCCGCCATGGAAGGCTTGCTTGAACCGACGCTCAAGGAGCGAGCTCTGGGACGTGCAGAGGTACGCCAGGTCTTTATGATCCCAAAGGTTGGCGCAGTGGCAGGTGCCTATGTGGTTGATGGCCTCATCTCGCGAACCAGTGCTGGAGTCCGTGTGATTCGGGATAATGTGGTGGTCTATCAGGGTAAATTTGGCTCGTTGAAGCGATTCAAGGACGATGTGCGTGAGGTTCAGCAGGGATATGAGTGTGGATTCAGTATAGAGAATTTCAATGATGTGAAAGTGGGAGATATTGTCGAAGCGTATACGATCGACAAAATCGCCACTAAGCTTTAG
- a CDS encoding DUF503 domain-containing protein: MVVGLCTVELFIAESQSLKDKRQVLHGLKERLRSKFNLSVAEVDGQDLWQKAVLAMACVASEGRFVSQVLEQALNLIKSMPVLEVIRTQQELL; the protein is encoded by the coding sequence ATGGTGGTTGGGCTCTGTACGGTCGAGTTGTTCATCGCAGAGAGCCAATCGTTGAAAGATAAGCGTCAGGTCCTGCATGGACTCAAAGAGCGACTGCGAAGTAAATTTAACCTCTCTGTGGCAGAAGTCGATGGGCAAGATCTCTGGCAGAAGGCCGTTCTCGCAATGGCCTGTGTGGCCAGCGAGGGACGTTTTGTGAGCCAAGTTTTGGAGCAGGCGCTGAACCTGATCAAGAGTATGCCGGTTCTCGAGGTGATCCGTACTCAACAGGAGTTGCTCTAG
- the rbfA gene encoding 30S ribosome-binding factor RbfA, whose protein sequence is MSKATYKRADRVADQIRMEVADILMRKIKDPRVHGVTVTDVELTGDLRIAHVFVTTMERDAAEREVFAGLSKASGFVRAELGRRLSLRYLPDVIFKKDVSGIRGNRIDQLLAGLHGPAGEPQALKDSTEESSVSES, encoded by the coding sequence ATGTCTAAGGCAACCTACAAACGGGCTGATCGAGTGGCCGATCAGATTCGCATGGAAGTAGCCGATATTCTTATGCGCAAAATCAAAGATCCTCGGGTGCATGGTGTCACCGTGACCGATGTCGAACTCACAGGAGATTTGCGTATCGCACATGTCTTCGTTACGACCATGGAGCGGGATGCGGCTGAGCGTGAAGTCTTTGCCGGGCTGTCAAAAGCGAGTGGGTTTGTGCGTGCTGAATTAGGACGTCGTCTGTCGCTCCGTTACCTCCCCGATGTTATTTTCAAGAAGGATGTGAGTGGCATAAGGGGTAATCGAATCGACCAGTTATTGGCAGGATTGCATGGTCCTGCCGGAGAACCGCAAGCCCTCAAAGACTCCACTGAGGAATCGAGTGTTTCAGAGTCTTGA
- the truB gene encoding tRNA pseudouridine(55) synthase TruB: MFEQRVSQDGVLIVHKETGWTSHDVVAKIRALLKESKVGHAGTLDPSATGVLPILVGRATRIAEYLVDWDKEYRAQLRLGETTDTQDATGRLLTSTDPSGVTEINLQTVLTGFRGIQRQLPPMYSAVKVGGQRLYKAARAGKTIDRAERSIVIHTLELMSFDGRDATLRVVCSKGTYVRTLCADIGQALGVGGHLFSLERRRVGPLSIERALTVEQVASHLAASTLASQFLSLDELLFELPAVVVNEEQAERVLHGTPVSQIGIGQSLSSLAAGNVRLKDEAGRLLAIGTHDRTGLGAIKVRKVLSLSSH; encoded by the coding sequence ATGTTTGAGCAGAGGGTGTCCCAAGACGGGGTACTTATTGTTCACAAAGAAACCGGTTGGACGTCGCATGATGTTGTTGCCAAAATTCGCGCCCTTTTGAAAGAAAGCAAAGTTGGGCATGCCGGCACATTAGATCCAAGTGCGACAGGGGTTTTGCCGATTCTTGTGGGGCGAGCCACAAGAATTGCCGAATATCTGGTTGATTGGGATAAGGAGTACCGAGCTCAGTTGCGGCTCGGAGAAACGACGGATACACAGGATGCAACCGGTCGGCTCTTGACGAGTACTGATCCAAGTGGAGTCACGGAAATCAATCTACAAACAGTGCTCACCGGATTCCGTGGTATCCAACGACAACTGCCGCCCATGTACTCGGCAGTCAAGGTCGGAGGACAACGACTGTATAAGGCCGCCAGGGCTGGCAAGACGATCGACCGGGCTGAACGCTCTATCGTGATTCATACGCTGGAACTCATGTCCTTTGATGGCCGAGATGCAACATTGCGCGTTGTTTGTTCGAAAGGCACGTATGTGCGTACGCTCTGTGCCGATATAGGCCAGGCCTTAGGTGTCGGGGGGCACCTGTTTTCGTTGGAACGGCGTCGTGTGGGGCCACTTTCGATCGAGCGTGCATTGACGGTCGAACAAGTCGCCTCTCACCTTGCGGCGAGCACTCTCGCATCGCAATTTCTTTCCCTGGACGAACTCCTTTTCGAGCTTCCTGCTGTGGTTGTCAACGAGGAACAGGCAGAGCGGGTGTTACACGGGACACCCGTGTCCCAGATAGGGATTGGTCAGTCTCTCTCTTCCCTGGCGGCAGGCAATGTGCGACTGAAGGATGAAGCTGGGCGACTGTTGGCAATTGGAACTCATGACCGGACGGGTCTGGGAGCGATTAAAGTGCGTAAAGTATTAAGTCTCTCGAGTCATTAA
- the rpsO gene encoding 30S ribosomal protein S15 — MALLKEAKAALIQEYQQHDKDSGSPEVQIAVLTNRITYLTEHFKTHKKDHHSRRGLLQLVGRRRRLLDYLRGVDDARYRAIIDRLGIRK, encoded by the coding sequence ATGGCGTTATTGAAGGAAGCAAAAGCAGCACTGATTCAGGAATATCAGCAGCACGACAAAGATTCCGGCTCTCCGGAAGTCCAAATAGCCGTCTTGACGAATCGCATTACCTATCTGACCGAGCATTTTAAGACTCACAAGAAAGACCATCACTCGCGACGCGGGTTGTTACAACTGGTCGGCCGGCGGCGTCGGTTGTTGGACTATCTTCGCGGAGTGGATGACGCTCGTTACCGGGCCATTATCGATCGCCTCGGTATACGCAAGTAA